A window of Syngnathoides biaculeatus isolate LvHL_M chromosome 9, ASM1980259v1, whole genome shotgun sequence contains these coding sequences:
- the LOC133505925 gene encoding uncharacterized protein LOC133505925: protein MEKCEFHQSSITFLGFILAEGQSRMNPSKVDSVLQWPTLINHMEVQRFIRFANFYRKFIRNFNSITAPLHALTSSRNSFDWDVTCQEGFDRLRSSFTTAPVLIMPDPERQFLVEGDASDSGMGAILS, encoded by the coding sequence ATGGAAAAGTGCGAGTTTCACCAATCTTCCAtcacattcctgggattcatcttggccgaGGGACAGAGTCGCATGAATCCCAGTAAGGTCGACTCTGTCCTCCAATGGCCCACTCTCATCAATCACATGGAGGTGCAGAGATTCATCAGATTCGCTAACTTCTACCGCAAGTTCATCAGGAATTTCAATTCCATAACTGCCCCGTTGCATGCCCTCACTTCATCCCGCAATTCATTCGACTGGGATGTGACCTGCCAGGAGGGCTTTGATAGACTTAGGtcgagtttcaccacagctccagtcctcatcatgccagatccagagAGACAGTTTTTGGTGGAAGGGGATGCATCGGACTCGGGAATGGGAGCAATACTCTCCTAG